Proteins encoded together in one Amblyomma americanum isolate KBUSLIRL-KWMA chromosome 1, ASM5285725v1, whole genome shotgun sequence window:
- the LOC144121615 gene encoding uncharacterized protein LOC144121615 encodes MPWNTRSGPSSLPTKRACPSSPHSCGGSAACRSQPADVSSLRSVPRYAVFVAGVAFIASVCLLVVPAAIVSNAASCEGLGKCLSLEKDLLRSLDKSVHPCDDFYQHVCGGWDDPVSGHDKSPSERYSGHFKDNFLWNMLRRKIPQRPLTAADKVSFMLLSCLKQLGRDGSDELRAFLRDLGLPWPHRSPATRAQLLQSLVKLSLTLGMPTFWAFMIGRHPARPSQNTLYMTMDRRLLEWSHDVDKLHSHGALHQYLRRCAEVLGGTGQSYSLMIANVLEAHENISDIVQEHWQLFCIPRYDNLSDAELRRAVNGHLPDDSQLWPEDEIVNLQPTLFDVLDRFHLTPDENRERFKLFLGAYLVWTVAPLVTSQLAVAMLGDMGYRDSPVSFMSRKCFSSVSFVLPLVAWKLQTNSVQSKHLLWSVFQVVKAALLKALGSYREAIAVRANHVASRLLVNAFNMSATWATVDNIYAFLDMGGPDSISYFHMFRHVSRDTVTLYKQSLRKPRHTMFYVPGVAREPIYRLLVTREVTVPNHWTALALTGSTHSLPVMAAVLGMGQVAQMLALLNFVFFYDEQFTRYPYEELKDDFGGWLAHLKRFERVLEKHSLLPDLTTSDKRQLMRLSLSALVGAHASARPGRDTVGTAPEFASAQRGQWSTSGPASLHGIPKEELFFLVSCFLDCGLKGRQRLLQQTYCNVALPSVPAFGSTFQCNESHRMKTNFTWQKVDDDINVDDS; translated from the exons atGCCCTGGAACACAAGGTCGGGGCCTTCTAGCCTGCCCACTAAGCGGGCTTGTCCGTCGTCGCCGCACAGCTGTGGTGGTTCGGCAGCTTGCCGGTCACAGCCGGCAGACGTGTCGAGCCTGCGGTCGGTGCCCCGTTACGCGGTGTTCGTCGCCGGTGTGGCCTTCATCGCCTCCGTGTGCCTACTCGTCGTTCCAGCCGCGATCGTGTCGAACGCGGCAAGCTGCGAGGGCCTGGGCAAGTGCCTGTCCCTGGAAAAGGACCTGCTGCGATCCTTGGACAAAAGCGTGCACCCGTGCGACGACTTCTACCA GCACGTCTGCGGCGGATGGGACGATCCCGTGTCGGGCCACGACAAATCGCCGTCGGAAAGATACAGCGGCCACTTCAAGGACAACTTCCTCTGGAATATGCTGCGGCGGAAAATTCCTCAAAGACCCCTGACAGCGGCGGACAAAGTTTCTTTCATGCTTCTAAGCTGCCTTAAACAG CTCGGGCGCGACGGGAGTGACGAGCTTAGGGCCTTCCTTCGGGACTTGGGGCTGCCGTGGCCGCACAGGTCCCCGGCCACCCGAGCGCAGCTGCTGCAGTCGTTGGTCAAGCTCTCCCTGACTCTCGGGATGCCCACCTTCTGGGCCTTCATGATCGGTCGCCACCCGGCACGGCCCTCTCAGAACACCCTATACATGACCATGGACCGGCGGCTGCTTGAGTGGTCGCATGATGTGGATAAGCTTCACAGTCATGGCGCGCTGCACCAGTACCTCCGTCGCTGCGCAGAGGTGCTTGGCGGTACGGGCCAGTCTTACAGCCTCATGATTGCCAATGTGCTCGAGGCGCACGAGAATATCTCCGATATTGTGCAG GAACACTGGCAGCTCTTCTGCATTCCGCGATACGACAACTTGAGCGACGCCGAGCTGCGGCGCGCCGTTAACGGCCACCTGCCAGATGACTCGCAGCTCTGGCCGGAGGACGAGATTGTCAACCTTCAGCCCACTCTCTTCGATGTCCTCGACCGCTTCCACCTGACGCCGGACGAGAACCGGGAGCGGTTCAAGCTGTTCCTAGGCGCCTACCTGGTGTGGACCGTGGCTCCGCTCGTTACGAGCCAGTTGGCCGTGGCCATGCTGGGCGACATGGGCTACCGGGACTCGCCTGTCAGCTTCATGTCACGCAAGTGCTTCTCTTCGGTGTCTTTCGTCCTGCCGCTCGTTGCCTGGAAGCTCCAGACGAACTCTGTGCAAAGCAAGCATCTGCTGTGGAGCGTATTCCAAGTTGTCAAGGCGGCACTGCTCAAG GCACTGGGCTCATACAGGGAGGCTATCGCCGTCAGGGCCAACCATGTGGCGTCGAGACTGCTCGTCAACGCCTTCAACATGAGCGCCACGTGGGCCACGGTGGACAACATCTACGCATTCCTGGACATGGGCGGACCGGACTCTATCTCCTACTTCCACATGTTCAG GCACGTCTCCAGGGACACCGTCACGCTGTACAAGCAGTCTCTCCGTAAGCCCCGACATACCATGTTCTACGTGCCGGGCGTGGCGCGGGAGCCCATCTACCGGCTCCTGGTGACGCGCGAGGTGACGGTTCCCAACCACTGGACGGCCCTAGCGCTCACCGGGTCCACGCACTCGCTGCCCGTTATGGCGGCAGTCCTGGGCATGGGCCAGGTGGCCCAGATGCTGGCGCTGCTCAACTTCGTATTCTTCTACGACGAGCAGTTCACG CGCTACCCCTACGAAGAGCTGAAGGACGACTTTGGCGGCTGGCTGGCACACTTGAAGAGATTCGAACGCGTGCTCGAGAAGCACTCTCTTCTGCCGGACCTGACGACCAGCGACAAGCGCCAGCTGATGCGGCTCAGTCTGTCGGCTCTGGTCGGTGCACATGCCAGTGCAAGGCCAGGCAGGGACACGGTCGGAACTGCGCCGGAGTTTGCGTCCGCACAACGCGGGCAATGGTCGACGTCCGGGCCCGCTTCGCTGCATGGCATTCCGAAggaggagctgttctttctcgtCAGCTGCTTCCTCGACTGCGGATTAAAGGGGCGCCAACGCTTGCTGCAG